A genomic region of Pseudomonas sp. KU43P contains the following coding sequences:
- a CDS encoding cyclic nucleotide-binding domain-containing protein gives MPDPTHLSAEIRDMLMDCGLFDSLQLADFHTVAGYFSLAAMTEGEVIFNEGDAGTFMCILHRGVVSVRKTDGNGHPVEIATLRSGRAFGEMAVLDGERRSASCVAASDCQLLTLGKDSLEKMLNEAPRIAARIIRALAVALSKRLRMQDGQRLSL, from the coding sequence ATGCCCGACCCAACCCACCTCAGCGCCGAAATCCGCGACATGCTCATGGACTGCGGCCTGTTCGATTCCCTCCAGCTCGCCGACTTCCACACCGTCGCCGGCTACTTCAGCCTGGCCGCCATGACTGAAGGCGAAGTCATCTTCAACGAAGGCGACGCCGGCACCTTCATGTGCATCCTGCACCGCGGCGTGGTCAGCGTGCGCAAGACCGATGGCAACGGCCACCCCGTGGAGATCGCCACCCTGCGCAGTGGCCGTGCCTTCGGCGAAATGGCCGTGCTCGACGGTGAGCGCCGTTCGGCCAGTTGCGTGGCCGCCAGCGACTGCCAACTGCTGACCCTGGGCAAGGACTCGCTGGAAAAGATGCTCAACGAAGCACCGCGCATCGCCGCGCGGATCATCCGCGCCCTGGCCGTGGCGTTGTCGAAACGCCTGCGCATGCAGGATGGCCAGCGGCTGTCGCTCTAG
- a CDS encoding YajD family HNH nuclease → MSSASTSAATARLDRILADAKRDKEMGYRDKALKMYPHVCGRCAREFSGKRLSELTVHHRDHNHDNNPQDGSNWELLCLYCHDNEHSRYTDQQYFSEGSTSTPSIAKATHNPFAGLAGMLKKD, encoded by the coding sequence ATGAGTTCGGCTTCCACATCCGCCGCCACCGCCCGCCTCGACCGCATCCTCGCCGACGCCAAGCGCGACAAGGAAATGGGCTACCGCGACAAGGCGCTGAAAATGTACCCGCATGTGTGCGGGCGTTGCGCCCGCGAGTTCTCCGGCAAGCGCCTGAGCGAACTGACCGTGCACCACCGTGACCACAACCACGACAACAACCCCCAGGACGGCTCCAACTGGGAGCTGCTGTGCCTTTATTGCCACGACAATGAGCACTCGCGCTACACCGACCAGCAGTACTTCAGCGAAGGCTCCACCAGTACCCCGAGCATCGCCAAGGCTACCCACAACCCGTTCGCCGGGCTGGCGGGCATGCTCAAGAAAGACTGA
- a CDS encoding YgaP-like transmembrane domain, translating to MLDIHSTPDASQHNVQGLERLGSLAGGALMVTKGLRHGGLIGMLQVVIGGLAVARGVSGHCSTKAWWQQHRQEYHRLRSDIERSAAELEALKRSARAATRGVTVTGE from the coding sequence ATGCTTGATATCCATTCCACTCCAGACGCTTCGCAGCACAATGTCCAGGGGCTCGAGCGACTTGGTTCGCTGGCCGGTGGGGCGCTGATGGTCACCAAGGGGCTGCGCCATGGCGGCCTGATCGGCATGCTGCAGGTGGTGATCGGTGGCCTGGCGGTGGCCCGCGGGGTCAGCGGGCATTGCTCGACCAAGGCCTGGTGGCAGCAACATCGCCAGGAGTATCACCGCCTGCGTTCGGACATCGAGCGCAGTGCCGCGGAACTTGAAGCGCTCAAGCGCAGTGCCAGGGCGGCGACCCGTGGGGTGACGGTGACGGGCGAGTGA
- a CDS encoding RNA methyltransferase: MANKRYSCIGLFNPKSAENVGSVMRAAGCYGVNSVFYTGKRYERARDFVTDTKRVHYDIPLIGIDDLQRIIPLGCTPVAVELVEGARPLPEYTHPDRAIYIFGPEDGSLSAEVRAWCEETIYIPTEGCMNLAATVNVVLYDRLAKGLNTRSGPKFK, encoded by the coding sequence GTGGCAAACAAACGGTACAGCTGCATCGGCCTGTTCAACCCCAAGTCTGCGGAGAACGTCGGTTCGGTGATGCGCGCAGCGGGTTGCTACGGCGTCAACTCGGTGTTCTACACCGGCAAGCGCTATGAACGCGCGCGCGATTTCGTCACCGATACCAAGCGGGTGCACTACGACATTCCGCTGATCGGCATCGACGACCTGCAACGCATCATTCCCCTGGGCTGCACGCCAGTGGCCGTCGAACTGGTCGAAGGCGCGCGGCCGTTGCCCGAGTACACCCACCCGGACCGTGCCATCTACATCTTCGGGCCTGAAGACGGCAGCTTGAGTGCCGAGGTTCGAGCGTGGTGCGAAGAGACGATCTACATCCCGACCGAAGGCTGCATGAACCTCGCCGCGACGGTGAATGTGGTGCTGTATGACCGTTTGGCCAAAGGGCTGAATACCCGTTCGGGGCCGAAGTTCAAGTAA